One genomic window of Polyangium aurulentum includes the following:
- the glgB gene encoding 1,4-alpha-glucan branching protein GlgB, with product MSSEDFDRIANVEHPDPHSVLGPHRAGAGLVVRAFRPEAAEVVVRPDDRSIKPKMMARVHPAGVFQAVFEVDRPFSYRLEIRSVRGSTMGRDPYAYDASLGEPALLPAEQGAYRQMYRRLGAHVREAGGVRGTAFAVWAPSARRVSVVGPFNRWDGRLGAMRRTPGGVWEIFVPDVVEGAAYKFQIKTAEGLLMMKSDPCAHAAELRSPNASVVTRREHVFGDEGWMQRRREAGDVALGPMSIYEVHLGSWRRKNGQWMTYRELASELVDYVADHGFTHIELLPVMEHPFDGSWGYQVTGYFAPTSRFGSPDDLRHFIDRCHARGLGVILDWPPAHFPKDAFALGRFDGTPLYEHVDPQRGEHREWKTFVFDYGRPEVKNFLIASALYWLDEFHADGLRVDAVASMLYLDYAAMHQGEWTPNKYGGRENLEAVAFLRELSDAVHTEHPGAMLCAEESTTWPGVTRPTYLGGLGFDFKWNMGWMHDSLDYFTLDPIFRAFHHRSLTFGLMYAYTERFLLPFSHDEVVHLKRSMLSKMPGDRWQQHANLRALYGYMWAHPGKKLLFMGGEIGQWREWNHDTELDWGGLVDEDHAGIQRLVRDLNAVYRKYAALWELDASPAGFTWIDANDANQSVATFVRFPRVPGVPEEPTPRRIDTGIFVVFAGNFTPVPRHGYRIGVPRRCRYLEVLNTDAQIYGGSGMGNMGVVACEDVPSHGFAQSIVLTLPPLAALYLVPEMEEDPPEVREAAARARAEAEAAAEAKDE from the coding sequence GTGTCCTCCGAAGACTTCGATCGCATCGCCAACGTCGAGCACCCCGATCCGCACAGCGTCCTCGGCCCGCATCGCGCGGGCGCCGGGCTCGTCGTGCGCGCGTTCCGGCCCGAAGCGGCCGAGGTCGTGGTGCGTCCGGACGACCGCTCGATCAAGCCGAAGATGATGGCCCGCGTGCACCCGGCCGGCGTCTTCCAGGCGGTGTTCGAGGTCGATCGCCCGTTCTCGTACAGGCTCGAGATCCGCTCGGTGCGCGGCTCGACGATGGGGCGCGATCCGTACGCGTACGACGCCTCGCTCGGCGAGCCTGCGCTGTTGCCCGCAGAGCAGGGGGCGTATCGACAGATGTATCGGCGGCTCGGGGCGCACGTGCGCGAGGCGGGGGGCGTGCGCGGGACGGCGTTCGCGGTGTGGGCGCCGTCGGCGCGGCGGGTGAGCGTGGTCGGCCCTTTCAACCGCTGGGATGGGCGGCTCGGGGCGATGCGGCGGACGCCGGGCGGGGTCTGGGAGATCTTCGTGCCCGACGTGGTCGAGGGCGCGGCGTACAAGTTCCAGATCAAGACGGCGGAGGGGCTGCTCATGATGAAGAGCGACCCGTGCGCGCACGCGGCCGAGCTGCGGTCGCCGAACGCCTCGGTGGTGACGCGGCGCGAGCACGTGTTCGGCGACGAGGGCTGGATGCAGAGGCGGCGCGAGGCGGGCGACGTCGCGCTCGGGCCGATGAGCATTTACGAGGTCCACCTCGGCTCGTGGCGCCGAAAGAACGGGCAATGGATGACCTACCGCGAGCTCGCCAGCGAGCTGGTCGATTACGTGGCCGATCACGGCTTCACGCACATCGAGCTTCTGCCGGTGATGGAGCACCCGTTCGACGGCTCGTGGGGGTATCAGGTGACGGGCTATTTCGCGCCCACGTCGCGCTTCGGCTCGCCGGACGACCTGCGCCATTTCATCGACCGCTGCCACGCGCGGGGGCTCGGCGTCATCCTCGACTGGCCGCCGGCGCATTTCCCGAAGGACGCCTTCGCGCTCGGGCGCTTCGACGGCACGCCGCTCTACGAGCACGTCGATCCGCAGCGGGGCGAGCACCGGGAGTGGAAGACGTTCGTGTTCGATTACGGCAGGCCCGAGGTGAAGAACTTCCTCATCGCGAGCGCGCTCTACTGGCTCGACGAGTTCCACGCCGACGGGCTGCGCGTCGATGCGGTGGCCTCGATGCTCTACCTCGATTACGCCGCCATGCACCAGGGGGAGTGGACGCCCAACAAATACGGCGGTCGCGAGAACCTGGAGGCGGTGGCGTTCCTGCGCGAGCTGTCGGACGCGGTGCACACGGAGCACCCGGGCGCGATGCTCTGCGCGGAGGAGTCGACGACCTGGCCGGGCGTGACGCGCCCGACGTACCTGGGCGGGCTCGGGTTCGATTTCAAGTGGAACATGGGGTGGATGCACGACAGCCTCGATTACTTCACGCTCGACCCCATCTTCCGCGCATTTCACCACCGGAGCCTGACCTTCGGGCTCATGTACGCGTACACGGAGCGCTTCCTGCTGCCGTTCTCGCACGACGAGGTGGTGCACCTGAAGCGCTCGATGCTCTCGAAGATGCCGGGGGATCGCTGGCAGCAGCACGCGAACCTGCGCGCGCTCTACGGCTACATGTGGGCGCACCCGGGCAAGAAGCTCTTGTTCATGGGCGGCGAGATCGGGCAATGGCGCGAGTGGAACCACGACACCGAGCTCGACTGGGGCGGGCTCGTCGACGAGGATCACGCGGGCATTCAGAGGCTCGTGCGCGATCTCAACGCGGTTTACCGCAAGTACGCGGCGCTGTGGGAGCTCGACGCGAGCCCGGCGGGGTTCACGTGGATCGACGCGAACGACGCGAACCAGAGCGTGGCGACGTTCGTGCGCTTCCCGCGCGTGCCCGGGGTGCCCGAGGAGCCCACCCCGCGGCGCATCGACACGGGCATCTTCGTGGTCTTCGCGGGCAATTTCACGCCCGTGCCGCGCCACGGCTACCGCATCGGGGTGCCGCGGCGCTGCCGTTATCTCGAGGTGCTCAACACGGACGCGCAGATCTACGGGGGCAGCGGAATGGGGAACATGGGCGTGGTCGCGTGCGAGGACGTGCCGTCGCACGGATTCGCGCAATCGATCGTGCTCACGTTGCCGCCGCTCGCGGCGCTCTATCTGGTGCCGGAGATGGAGGAGGATCCGCCCGAGGTGAGGGAGGCGGCGGCGAGGGCACGGGCGGAAGCAGAGGCGGCAGCGGAGGCAAAAGACGAATAA
- a CDS encoding pyridoxamine 5'-phosphate oxidase family protein, protein MSKMTLADLSKKMRDIDFCMLLTRTEGGYIAGRPMSNNGQVEYDGDSFFFTDDSTRTVGDLERDRKIGLSFQGSKGLVGKPPLFISIEGEAELIRDKARFEEHWTPDVERWFKDGVDTPGLVLIKVHATRIHYWDGEDSGEITP, encoded by the coding sequence ATGAGCAAGATGACCCTGGCCGATCTGTCGAAGAAGATGCGCGACATCGACTTCTGCATGCTCCTGACCCGCACGGAGGGCGGCTATATCGCGGGCAGGCCGATGAGCAACAACGGTCAAGTCGAGTACGACGGCGATTCTTTCTTCTTCACCGACGACAGCACGCGCACCGTGGGCGACCTCGAGCGCGACCGGAAGATCGGTCTGTCCTTCCAGGGCTCGAAGGGGCTGGTCGGCAAGCCGCCGCTCTTCATCTCCATCGAGGGCGAAGCCGAGCTGATCCGTGACAAGGCCCGGTTCGAAGAGCACTGGACCCCGGACGTCGAGCGCTGGTTCAAGGACGGCGTCGACACGCCCGGGCTCGTGCTGATCAAGGTGCACGCGACGCGCATTCATTACTGGGACGGCGAGGACTCGGGCGAGATCACGCCCTGA
- a CDS encoding serine/threonine-protein kinase, with product MTKPPDTRSGAFQDDAVTVPASKQQSPFDDDAKTVHWSRPSGESVAVELSSSSILEETTRKREAGGLDALVGQVISGRYQVHELIGQGGMGAVYRGEQVHLRKRVAIKILQPGARRLPELVARFEREAIAGAHVEHPNVVGATDFGQLEDQSYFLVLDFVEGTPLKDVTAKGPLPAERALRIARQIASALEAVHEKGIVHRDLKPQNVMVQPQDHVKVLDFGLAKVPVEKLSSASRAAAKPAPALTGVGTVMGTLGYMAPEAVKGMEAVDARADLYALGIMIYEMLTGLHPFEGDDGVAIFKRQRSEDPPPMRVRAPAVSVPPEAEAIAMRLIQRDPQSRYATATEVIAAIDAALPNLGRPALASMPMPAPSPAPVPAPVAAPVAAPSAGAGWKKFAIPGAVGLVAIAFAATLIVLRSGEDEAPKEDTIAEVPPTPEPVATAEAEKRPTEIDGIDAAGWQDRLKKAAARKDWFPGARAMLALGQIDPDLVVGRELRQDVLAVAAGIGFESESKEADQVFELLANGLGSGGLDVLFDIVRSRGGTKAGRRAGDLLANPEVMARATPALRIAYDLRKASCTEKRELLGRAVEEGDGRALGELSIAYGARCSSDRDPCCFREDKAMADAIKKLKERLGI from the coding sequence ATGACGAAGCCGCCCGATACGCGCTCCGGCGCCTTCCAGGACGACGCCGTCACGGTGCCGGCCTCCAAGCAGCAGAGCCCCTTCGACGACGACGCCAAGACGGTCCACTGGAGCCGGCCGTCGGGCGAGAGCGTGGCCGTGGAGCTGTCGAGCTCGTCGATCCTCGAGGAGACGACGCGCAAGCGGGAGGCGGGGGGCCTCGACGCGCTCGTGGGGCAGGTGATCTCGGGGCGCTACCAGGTTCACGAGCTCATCGGGCAGGGCGGCATGGGCGCGGTCTACCGCGGCGAGCAGGTGCACCTGCGCAAGCGGGTGGCGATCAAGATCCTCCAGCCCGGGGCGCGGCGCTTGCCGGAGCTGGTGGCGCGCTTCGAGCGCGAGGCCATCGCGGGCGCGCACGTCGAGCACCCGAACGTGGTCGGCGCGACCGACTTCGGCCAGCTCGAGGATCAGTCGTACTTTCTGGTGCTCGACTTCGTCGAGGGCACGCCGCTGAAGGACGTGACGGCCAAGGGGCCCCTGCCCGCGGAGCGCGCGCTGCGCATCGCGCGGCAGATCGCCTCGGCGCTCGAGGCGGTGCACGAGAAGGGCATCGTTCACCGGGATCTGAAGCCGCAGAACGTGATGGTTCAGCCGCAGGATCACGTGAAGGTGCTCGACTTCGGGCTCGCGAAGGTGCCGGTCGAGAAGCTCTCCAGCGCGAGCCGCGCGGCCGCGAAGCCTGCCCCGGCGCTCACGGGCGTGGGCACGGTGATGGGCACGCTCGGGTACATGGCGCCCGAGGCCGTGAAGGGCATGGAGGCGGTCGACGCGCGCGCCGATCTCTACGCGCTCGGGATCATGATCTACGAGATGCTGACGGGGCTGCACCCGTTCGAGGGCGACGACGGCGTGGCCATCTTCAAGCGGCAGCGCAGCGAGGATCCGCCGCCGATGCGCGTGCGCGCCCCCGCGGTGAGCGTCCCGCCCGAGGCCGAGGCGATCGCGATGCGCCTCATCCAGCGCGATCCGCAGAGCCGCTACGCGACGGCGACCGAGGTGATCGCGGCGATCGACGCGGCCCTGCCGAACCTCGGGCGTCCGGCGCTGGCGTCCATGCCCATGCCTGCGCCCTCTCCTGCGCCGGTCCCTGCGCCCGTCGCTGCGCCCGTCGCTGCGCCGAGCGCCGGGGCCGGGTGGAAGAAGTTCGCGATTCCGGGCGCGGTGGGGCTCGTCGCGATCGCGTTCGCGGCGACGCTCATCGTCTTGCGATCGGGCGAGGACGAGGCGCCGAAGGAAGACACGATCGCCGAGGTCCCGCCCACGCCCGAGCCGGTGGCGACGGCGGAGGCGGAGAAGAGGCCGACGGAGATCGACGGGATCGACGCGGCGGGCTGGCAGGATCGCCTGAAGAAGGCTGCGGCGCGGAAGGACTGGTTTCCGGGGGCGAGGGCGATGCTCGCGCTCGGGCAGATCGATCCGGATCTGGTGGTGGGCCGGGAGCTGCGGCAGGACGTGCTCGCGGTGGCCGCGGGGATCGGGTTCGAGAGCGAGAGCAAGGAGGCCGATCAGGTCTTCGAGCTGCTCGCCAACGGGCTCGGCAGCGGTGGGCTCGACGTGCTCTTCGACATCGTGCGCTCGCGCGGGGGCACGAAGGCGGGGCGGCGCGCGGGGGATCTGCTCGCGAACCCCGAGGTGATGGCGCGCGCGACGCCGGCGTTGCGCATCGCCTACGACCTGCGCAAGGCGTCGTGCACGGAGAAGCGGGAGCTGCTCGGGCGCGCGGTGGAGGAGGGGGACGGTCGAGCGCTCGGGGAGCTGTCGATCGCGTACGGTGCGCGCTGCTCGAGCGACCGGGACCCGTGCTGCTTCCGCGAGGACAAGGCGATGGCGGACGCGATCAAGAAGCTGAAGGAGCGCCTCGGGATCTGA
- a CDS encoding ArsR/SmtB family transcription factor: MTSKLDRHAEQLSALGHPVRLQILRFVVQGGDGGTAAGEIQAHVDLPASTLSHHLKRLVEAGLFTTRLEGTYHYYAADYAALRALTDYVWEDCCKRGKGAKGGCC, from the coding sequence GTGACCTCGAAGTTGGATCGTCATGCCGAGCAGCTCAGCGCGCTCGGTCATCCCGTTCGCCTCCAGATCCTGCGCTTCGTCGTGCAGGGGGGGGACGGGGGTACGGCCGCCGGGGAGATCCAGGCGCACGTCGATCTGCCCGCGTCGACCCTGAGCCATCACCTGAAGCGGCTCGTCGAAGCCGGCCTGTTCACGACCCGCCTCGAGGGCACATACCATTACTACGCCGCCGACTATGCAGCGCTCCGCGCCCTCACCGATTACGTCTGGGAGGACTGCTGCAAGCGTGGCAAGGGCGCCAAGGGTGGCTGCTGCTGA
- a CDS encoding ArsI/CadI family heavy metal resistance metalloenzyme yields the protein MNVVKPHVSLNVTNIDQSVSFYEKAFGVAATKRRPGYAKFDLQAPSLNLTMQEAPRTGVNASHFGVQVASTEDVIEAKTRFEAVGLKTFTEEDTSCCFAVQDKVWIEDPDGNSWEVFVVKGDAAVMGDSPALKKDASSCCTPVGLSQKPEVQPSASSCCAPKTAG from the coding sequence ATGAACGTCGTCAAGCCCCACGTGTCCCTGAATGTCACCAACATCGACCAGTCCGTCAGCTTCTACGAGAAGGCATTCGGCGTCGCTGCCACCAAGCGGCGCCCCGGCTACGCGAAGTTCGACCTCCAGGCCCCTTCGCTGAATCTCACGATGCAGGAAGCTCCGCGCACGGGCGTGAACGCCAGCCATTTCGGCGTCCAGGTCGCGAGCACCGAGGACGTCATCGAGGCGAAGACCCGCTTCGAGGCCGTGGGGCTGAAGACCTTCACGGAAGAAGACACGTCGTGCTGCTTCGCGGTGCAGGACAAGGTCTGGATCGAGGATCCGGACGGCAACTCGTGGGAGGTGTTCGTCGTGAAGGGCGACGCCGCCGTCATGGGTGATTCCCCCGCGCTGAAGAAGGACGCGAGCTCGTGCTGCACGCCGGTCGGCCTCTCGCAGAAGCCGGAGGTCCAGCCTTCGGCATCGTCGTGCTGCGCTCCGAAGACTGCCGGCTGA